TTTTCCGGCCGTCAGGCCGATATGTCGCGGCGGGCTGTCAGTACCACCAGCGTGAGTCCCAGATTGACCTCGTGAGATGCGCTTTCAAGCATTCGCAATCCGGCCCGGCCGAGCCAGTCACACAGATCGTCCAGAGCGAAGCCCAGCCAGCGGTCCCCGTACCGGGTACGCAGAGTTTCATTGGCGTGCGGCAGAAAATCGGCCAGAACAGCCAGCCCGCCGGGACGGATCACACGGCCCATCTCCACAATACCGTCCTGAGGTGCGGCCAGATGATGCAGCACCAAAGACATGACCGCCGCGTCCGCCTCCGCGTCGCGCAGGGGCAGATGTTCCAGATCGCCGATGCGCAGACTCACGCCGGGGCTGTCCGGCAGACGCTTGGCCGCCGCCTCCAGCATGCGCGAAGAATTGTCCACGCCGATGACCTGCTCCGCTGTCCCGGCCAGACGTTCCAGCAGAAGTCCCGGACCGCATCCCAGATCGACCACGGTCCCGCCCTTCCCGGCCCGCTGCACAATGACTTCGCTCAGGTCGAAATCTCCCAGCATTTCCCGGCTCAACCGGGTCCAGTCCCAGGCTATCTCGTCGAAAAAACGTGCAGTGGAATGCCTGCGTTCCCGCAGAACCCGCTCCGCGGCCTGCATGTCTGCCCGATGGCTGGGGAAGTCCGCCAGTTCGTTCAGAACCGCGCGCAGCAGAGCGCTCCGGGTCCGCTGTGCGGAATAAAAAGCCCACATCCCCTGCCGCTGACAGGCCACCAGATCCGCATCCACCAGAATCTTCAGGTGCCTGGAAACACGCGACTGCCCCATGCCCATGACCTGAACGATCTCACCCACATTCAGTTCATGGCGGGCCAGCACGCCCAGCAGGCGTAATCTGGTTTCATCGGCAAGTGCCTTGGTTTGCAGGAGGATTTTCATAAAATGATATATCAAGATATTTTGATCTGTCGTGCGCTACATTGTCCGGCACATACCGTCAAGCCTCTCTTGCCCGGAACCGGAAGGCCCTGTACGAACAGCGTTCATGAACACGCGCACCCGGAAAATCCACTCCGCGAGCGAAGCCCTGGACAAGTTTCTGGACTCGCCAGAAGCCCTGCTGGAACTGG
Above is a window of Desulfomicrobium orale DSM 12838 DNA encoding:
- a CDS encoding ArsR/SmtB family transcription factor, translating into MKILLQTKALADETRLRLLGVLARHELNVGEIVQVMGMGQSRVSRHLKILVDADLVACQRQGMWAFYSAQRTRSALLRAVLNELADFPSHRADMQAAERVLRERRHSTARFFDEIAWDWTRLSREMLGDFDLSEVIVQRAGKGGTVVDLGCGPGLLLERLAGTAEQVIGVDNSSRMLEAAAKRLPDSPGVSLRIGDLEHLPLRDAEADAAVMSLVLHHLAAPQDGIVEMGRVIRPGGLAVLADFLPHANETLRTRYGDRWLGFALDDLCDWLGRAGLRMLESASHEVNLGLTLVVLTARRDISA